The sequence GTTCCATTATCAACAATAAAGCTTACTCTATGTTGATAAGATTTTATGTATATGCAAGGTCCAGCAAATGGATGAACGAAAGGAAAAATAGAGAGGCTGCACATTTTAGGAAGTCGTGTTCATCGAAAGCACAGAGCAATTTTTATGCACAATCCTCGACTGCTTTTGACATATCAAAGAACATGAGATGTCTGAGTACTGCTGGCCTCAGCAAGGAGaactctaaaatttaaatttgTGGCATTTCATGTTGCATAAGCCTTTACTATCAGTCACCAGTTTAAGCTAGGATAACAGGAACATATTTGAGATCATTTCAGTCTTAAATGTCTCAGAGAATGCCAAAACTTTATATGCATAAAAATTCCTGGGGCCAAACTGTAGCTCAGAAAGAAGAATATTGGGAGGATACAATTCAAGCCTGCTCAGGTATTGTTTTTCCCAGTATTCTAAGTGTAAAGATGCGATCAATTAGCCCATCAAGATATGTACTTCATTTTGAGGCAAACGAATCTGAGACAAGGTGTTAAACCAATTCAAAAGCTTTAGCTTACTctgcggaaaaaaaaaaaaaaaaacagttcgTCACTCAAAGCTCACCTGAAATGATTAACCAAGTTTAGATCTAACTCGCATGTTAAGATTACTACACGCCTAAAgtcatcaaaattttattaatgtGGAACCACAAGACTACTCCAGAGTCAACAATTACAACATCTAATATCATCCTGCCCCCAAGATTGCAACACTTTTTTGATATCGCTTTTCTGATGCTCAagcttaataattattattttttagtttcATGTAATATTATAAGTATAATGGGATCAAACAATGATTAAGTTCTGCCCATGGGTTCAATTATGCATGGAAGGAAATGGAAGGTGGAATCAGTAATGGCCCCACAATTGCGATAGCCATCACCAAAGCAGAACATCGCCAGCTATGGTGACATAGTACAAATGGCTAAATGCAATCATTAGATTAAGAACTAAAGTCAGAAGGTTGTTCTGTAATACAATGAACACACTTTTCTAATCCTAGAATCAACTTTTAGGCTTGATGCGAATCCCTTTTATCTTGTTGTTGACAaccaacagatagaaggtgatcaTTGCAACATTGCATGAGGGAGACAGGCATTTCAACTCAGCAAAAAGCCATTAGACTAGTCACTATCCACTCGCCTCAATCAATTTACATTAAAATTAGAAATCCATTGGCCAGTAACGCATAAAAGATCATCCTTTAGGGCTCAAAAGGTACAAAAATGAGTGGCCAACTGAATTCCACCAATATGAGGACTTTAAGACCctcaagaaaacttgctgctttagTTTCTACTGCCCCGAACTAACTGAACCTAATGAAACAAGGAAGAGTTCCCCGCTACCAAATCCATTCGTCTTCCAGCGTACACTAATGCATTGTTCTACGAGATCCTCCCTTCAGCATGATGATGCCACAGAAATGCACCTCACTTTCCGGTCCACAACATCACATTAAACCCTAGAAGACTCGAGAAGAAGTCAAGATTTCATCTCGAAATCATTCAATCACGGATAGTGAGCCTACAAGTCTTGTCACTTCCCTAAAATTTGCCACGGCAAAATTAGAAATACCCATTCTCGGAGATCTAACATCTCGTAGACATCAAGGAACCGCTCACAGAACCAATCTAGGAAAGACGAAAGAAATAGTAAACATTCGGAGGATCATCGAAAGGGGAAAAGGAAACTTACGAGTCGAGAGACCACTTTGCTTCTCCCCTTCGTCCTCTAATTACTGTAATCATCGATGGCGTGAGATGGTCGAAAGATGGTTTTAGAGTTCTTGAAGCCGGCGAATCAATTAGTAGTGGAGGGCTTCGAATCCTCTTCTGTACATTAgatccaattccaatcccaattcatGTCCGCCGGCAAAAATGCTCGATTTTCTAAATATATTTTAATGTTATAAATTTGCTAAACAATTTCGTTATTTTTTAAAAtccagaaaagaaaacaaattagACTATTAATTTCTGCTGAGGAAAATGTCGACCGTTATGCACTTAATCGATGGAGGGTTACAATATAATTATCATGTATATATAAAGGAATGCATTCCAGCAAGATATGCACATTTTCTGTGATGGATTAACAGGTGAATCCAATGAACATTTCAGCTACAAGATGTCAATTTTTCGTCAAAGTCAAATATTTGGAACATCTTCATGACTTTCTGATCTCATCAACTCAGAGAAACCACATTTAAATCAGCAAGAAAACATCCAATAACGTATCTGTGAATCacagagaggaaaaaaaaacaatCGAATCCATGAACAGTCATTACTTTGCCATGGGCACCATGTAACAGAAGAGAATTTTAAGTGCAGCAAGTAAAATACGAAATACTACATTCGACAAGTACTCAAAGTCAAAGCTATCGATCCAGAGGCCAAAGTCTTAGTTGGAGAAAGTTGGTCCTCAACAACACAACATTACAACTAGATAAATACATAAAAGCTAACATGATCACCAACATGTGCATATGGACTAGCTCAACAATATAATACAAGGTATCATGTAAATTGAAAACCAGCAACAACCGCTGATATGCTTGCTTAACCATTTCTGATCCTGCTGAAGAAACAGGCCTATTCAAGCTTCTACTCTTCAGTCACCTATAAAGGAAGAATCAAGAAGACGATAACGGCATGCCACAAGTTGCTAAGGACAAGCAAGTTAAAGAAGATGATATACCGGATAGTACCTTAACGTGGTTGCAGTTCCAGTCTTCCTTTGCACAGCATTGAGGCACTCCCGTTGATGTCATGCATCACAAACCAAAGCTAACAAACAACCGACATGGATGACAATCCATCGTCGAAGCTAAACAACACTACCTAAGACACTTCTACCACAAGTCTGAAGAGACAAGCTATAAcgtaatttagacaaacaaataactTGGAAAATGACACCCATCATCTATGACATATAGAGTAGAGACAGCATAAGGGTAGAGATCGCAGTTCCAGCCTGTCCAGCCTCTTCATCCAAAAAACCAGAAGAAGTGGCAAGGGGAACTTTGATAACATTGCATCAGAAGTTAGGCCAAGAGTGTATGACCAAGAAGGGGGTGCAAGATAAACAAGAAAACCTACATTAACAGAGAAGTTGGCCATGATTACAGAAAGTCAGTTTTGCTAGAACAGAAATGAGAGATGCAGATGGCCTAAAGACACACCTAGAAACAATTACTGAACCTATAAGATGTACATAACACCTAAAAGGAGGACCAGACAGAATAGAAAAAGAACTTTGCTACTGACATCCGACTCCGAACAACAGATCAACTACCTAAATTTCAGAGACAATGAAGATGATGGCAGGTACCACCATATTCAGTTAACATGCAAAGCCATAAGCTACCCGTAAGTTAATTGCTACCACCTATACAGGTTAAAACAGCAGATATGTATATACAAAACTCTAAGTCCTCCGTTTCCTTTAGTCATCAATGATATCCAAGTGGAGAATTCGTCTCAAATTCTCCGTAGCAGTGGCATTGTTAAGAAGAAAGTCGTTGACAGGAGAAGTGGACTCTCTGGTAGGAGAAGAGGGGGCTGATTTTGACATAGGTTGGAGAGTAATATCAGATTTTGGAACTGGGATTTCAAGAGATACACTGCGCTTTTGACGCAGGGAAAATTTTGGAATTGGCAAAGAACTGGGAGGAGGTGAATTTGAGTAGGCTGGTCCTGCCCAAAGCTCACAGTAAGAGAGATCAACGGTAAAGGTGGCACCTTTTGGAGTAGGTGGGGGGTTTATGGGGATGGGTTTGCTTCTCCTACTTCTTTTGGGCGGTTCAGAGTAAGAGCCCGAAGATTTGCGTTCCAGATGACTATTAAATGAGAAAACTTCAGAGGGAGGCGATTGCAAAATAGCCCCACCGGACTGAAAGGTCCGGCAACTGATCACTCTGAAGCCCTTTGAGGGCGAGGAACCAAAATGATCGGTTATCCGGGACTTGTTCCTGCTGCAATATTGGTTCCGATGATGCGCAACCGCAACCAGTGTCTCCATACCCAGACGGTGATGCTTTGGCAACCAGAACTGGTCACTTCAATATGAATCTTTCGCAAAAACCTAACAATAAGTGAAGAGCAGGTAAAAATCAAAGGTAAATTAGCTCCAATCCACATGAAAATAAAGTACATATCGTTCCAAAACATCATCAAACGCTAATAATACGATTACTATACCGTGTAAGCTCGAGATTCTACGATCCAAACGTCGGAAAGCCTCAGTAAATCCCAGATTCTCGCCCGTCGAAACACGGAGGACCTTAAACCAAAATAAATCGCCCAACCCAGCAACCAGAACACAATCAAaatccttcctttctttttttttcttcacccTCGCCGGTAGATCCGAACAAAACGAACCCTGGAACCAGAGATCCAGCAACAAAAACATCAGATCACTAGAAAACAGCAAGTAAATCGACAAACAGCAGAATCCATCGCACCTTTTCATCGACAGAACAGGAATCTGCTTGATGTCTTTGGGTTTGACCCGTCACGAACGAAGACCCGTATTTATCCAGCGGAGAAACACCGGAGGCACCAAGATCTCCAGGAAAACTACGAGCACGATCGGAACCCTGAGGGGTAACGATCAAGGGGAGATGAAAGGGATCTAGTACAGAAATccggggaaatgaagcagaagttTGCAGCTTGATTTCTTCTTCCCTAGGCGAGGAGCTTTGGACCGACCGAGAACCAACCCCGGATGTGAAATGAAACTCCAATTTGGATTTAAGAGCGCACCGACCCATCTCAGGGAAGCCAGACGTGTGCATATGTTCGCATATGAAAATTCTATGAAAATTACTTTTCTACCGTCCATTTTGCATAAAGGAGCATCGTGAACCACACATCACGAATAATGATTGATGAACGGTAAGACCGCATATGAACTCGCGTGCACATTGACACAATCGGCTATTGGAGCAGGTTAACATAAATGTCCAAGAAACTTCACTGTTTTAAATTACATTCTGCCACTTCCCCAATTCCGTGATGAACGCAAAAGGGGAATTGATTACTGATACGCCGACTCGTTACCCTACCTTCCTTCGACCAGACGGCAAGGCGCAGAAGGCGAGATGCTGAAACAACACAGTCTCTTTGCGGGACCCGCCAAGGTACTTATGTAGAAGCGGGTAGAAAACTTTTTCTGATTGGAAAACTCACGCTAGGTCGAGATATTTCTACACTCGCGCGGTGGGGCCACTTCGAGTGTTTTTGATTGCCTGCAGCACCATGATAGTGTGGTCCCACAGGGTGAGAAAGTGGGCCGTACGGTCCGAAAACGTTGAAGCTAAATGGACCGTCGTGGATTAGGCCTTTATTGGACCGCATCGAACCTACGTGGTCGACCCACCATTCGGTGGGAATAAGCGAACCCTAATGCGAACTAAAACcagcttcttctttcttcttcttcttcttcttcgttgtgTGGTTTGGATTCATCGCACATATAAAGTAAGGAAAGAGGAAACCGGCGGCCGCGAGGGTTGGAGGCGAGAAGCGATGAGAACCGTGCTGGTCGAGCTGGAGGAAGTCCTGCGGTCCAAATCCGAGAGGGTGAGCGTGTTCTCTTTCTAAAGCTAGGCATCCAATCCTTCGGATGTTCTTGATCGATCAGTATGTCCTCTCTCTAAAGTTAGGGTATTACTTGATGTTCTTGATCGATGGATTGATATTCCTTTCCAAATATCCTTCCTAAAACTAGTGTTTCAATCTCCTGGGGTGTTCTTGATCGATCCATCGATCGATCGATGTGCCCTCTCGCTAAAGTTAGGGTATCAATCTTACATAGGTCTTGATCGACGGATTGATCATTCCTTCCCAAATGTCCCTTCCAAAACTAGGGTTCGACTATCAGGGAATGTCCATGATAGATTTGTCGATCATCCCCTCCCAAATGCTCGCCACCTCCGGCTAAACCTGGGGTTCCTATTCTACGGGATGTCCTTGATCGATCGATCGCTCCTTGCGGTGTCTCGAATTGGATGGATCGTTGAGCGCCTAATACCTAGAAGTTTACGATTGATTTCATTTAGTGATTCGGTTACTGCAGGAGAAGATAACGCCGTCAGAGGAGCTGGTCCTCCAGACCTGCAAGTCGAAGTCAATCCGCGATTTCACCGTCGGGTTCTTGGTTTCATCAGCCGCTGTATGGACTGGTACGGCGTCATTTGCTTGAGGCCCTTTTATTCTGTTTCTTATGCTTTTCCGTAACGTTGTTGGCTGCATTACAAGCATTGGTATGTAATTCTTTTGTTCGAGTTATCTGGCCACTTTTCTATCTGTGGAAATGGCGCCATTAGGGTGAATTTATATAGTGAAAATTGTAGTCTAGATTATGTGCTTCTTGTGCTGTTGACTCACGTAGGGTTTCCTCCGGAGAATGGAGACTCTGTGCCTATTGTGCTATTGAgttgcataattttttttatgaagaaggtATGAAATGCGATTGAACTAATCTTTGTATTTACTGGTTTGAGCAAAAACTAAACCACTGTGAACTACTGATCGGTTTCTTACCAGTCTGATTCAGAATTGATGCCCCCATATTGCTTAGTACTAGTAaatattcattttaatttttattttggtaATATTGATATAAATTGGTATTAAACGAGATTTTAAATCTTGCTTTAGAAACTCAGTCGGATTGATTCAAGGATAGTTGGAGGAATGTTATAGCAAGGTTCATCTTACCGGTCCGAACCGATGTACTGGTCAGTGCTACGGTACATACCACTCTGTACCGATGTATTAATATGTTGGTACAATGATACATATCGTCGTGAAAAAATGATCGAAAATAGcttcaaaatttttttaaaaataaaaaaaaatagattagggtttttaagttaaaaataaatataaatttagtatatatttaagaaaaataatctttTTCGGGTTTTGGGAATAGCTTTGTGATACGTTTTGAACTATTATTctattgatattgaattatctacaaagaaatgatttgaattgttaaattatttgttaaacaatttaaactttaagattcaaatgaatcaagcaatcaatcgatggatataccTAGTTATACCATAAAAAAGAACGACGGGACTCCACGAGCAgtagatcggggtcctcgatcctatgcaactttatattaatttgatatatttgtttgacccaatcttgaaattgatcccacgatatattatattgatacaccatatgccattggtgcatcagTGTAGTGATGTTCATAGTTTGATTGTCGTGAACCACACATGGTCGAGGCGACTCATGAGGCAAGTATGATTGTGGCATGTATTAGTGTGAAGCATAGAGAATTTTAGAACTTTTACTTTTGTTATTGATTTGTTACTTCATATCATAAGACCAATCATCGTACTGTTGTTcggagaagaatgaccaactatcaccactgCTCAGAGAAGAATAACCATCACGTCGAGCtctatgatctgaatcttgggtgacaTATAAAAAATATTGCTCCTCGATCCATGCACCATCCTTAAACTTTGTAGATGGGACCAGCGACTCCCTGGCATCATCGTCATCATTGGTCGAGGCATTGTTGTCAATGTCGCTGTCATATCTCTAGACAGAGCGAGTTGCTGAATGCGATTGAGAAGTTATCTACATATCTTCGATTAGAGAGTTCTTCATCtaacttaggtgttaatcctcccTAATTAGCCTCTCAAGTTTGATCCAATTTACAAATcataaactttctaaggtttaaaaagagtgcaaatgtgagaatgagagaaagaagtgagtgagaaagagattgagagagtataAAAGTGTAAGAGAGTGAAATTGGATGAAAGAGAGGGagaaaagggtttaaaaaccctttaaaATTGAACTGACAATTGGAAAGGGTCAGATCTGAGCCAACCGTTATCGATTGGTACCGGTCATAACGGTCGGATGTACCAATCGGTAATGGTCAGATTTTGATCTTTACCGAGCGGTACAGGCTTGTATCGAAAGATATAGCACCTTTTAGTATATACCACCCATTACAGGGTGGTCCGTATATCGGTCCGCTATCAAatcggtatgtaccacccgtactGGGCGGTATATCGTGGTACGACAAATCCTTTGTTATAATGCTAGCTATAACACAAGTTCGACTTTGTGAGACTTGATGATTGTACACATAGGTGTTATTCGAGTTTTTTCGCAAGATGATGTTGCTGGAGGTAGTGCACTTTTTGCTTATGGGATGATCATTCTTGGTCAAGCATTTCAGTAGACTATTGCAGgatttaaaataaaagaaagtgGAAGTGAACTAGAGATAGTTTGATTATTTGATATAGCTGTGAACTCAAACATCAAAGGCTAGCCAACAGATAAATTCAGGCTGCATTATTGATGTACTTATCCTATCAAGATGAAGCAAGAATTGAGTGTTGACCAAAAAACATTGAACTAAGTACAAGCTGCTTAAGATACATTAGAAATGCATAATCGACCTTGAAGTTTCTGGTGCTAGATGTAGTTCTAATCTCTTGTGATAAATTATTCTATGTGGACATCAAATGTCAAATCAGAGAATGTAAATTTGGAAATATCACATAAATACTTTCTGTAGTTAATGTTGCTTTTGGTCCATTATTAATTGATAAAGGCCAAGTAGTGAGAGTTTGAGCCACAGGAAACAAAAAAGAAGTGCTGGTCTAGTTGGTTGCTCACTTGTAGACATTAAAGGCGTCAGATCTCTAAGCAGCAGACAAAGGACATATTCCACATATAGTTTGACATGTTAAATATTTGCAAAAACCTAACTTATGACTGATAGATAGATGACAGCCCTATCTTCAGCCCAAGAAAACTGCATTATGTTGTTTGTTTTCTGACCAGAAGGAAGTAGCAAACAAGCAGTCTTCAATCCATGTCTGAAGTAAAGTCTCCCACCGCTGTAATTAACTTAgtcctttcttcttcctcttttccttcAGGTATAACATTATTCCTCTTGCTTTCTCTTCCTTGGTACGGGCCTATGTATTTTCATAGGCATATGTAttttcatcatcttcatcatctcTTGAAATGTGCATATGTATGTGTATTGAAATGTGCATATGTATTTTCATCATCTtccttttcattcatctgtctttTTTTAATCCAAATCCCCCATCTTTATTGTTTAATTTCTTTTTCTGTAGGAAAAAACATGAAGTATGTTGCAAGATTGTATAGAAGATGGAGAGAGATTTGCTGAGTTGGTTTTCCTCCTATATATAGGGTGGCCCTTGAATATTTTAAACTCCATTTGGATGTCTAGAGTTATGCTCAAGTGGATGATAATGTTTCATTGGTGTTAATGTATTTAGTTACCATGTTCTTTTCCTAATGGAATTAACTGTGATAATGGATAATTTGGAGAATATCATAAAACTTCAATATAAGTTAGTAAATAGTTTGTTATATGAATAAAGAGATCacatgaaaaatgaaaaagataaGCTATCTATCCAAGTAAAAGGGAGGGAGCTTCTGCGGTTAGCTTTGAATCTATGATTAGGTGCGATccaattttgattaaaatttataatcacATTAGGAACTTACTACTATAAATTCTAGATGGTGTGATTGTGATCTGGAGCTGTCTACAGTATTCTTTCATGTGGTATTTTACATTCCCTGTTTTAATGAGATCTCTTTATTTTCTTGTTTGCTTTCTGCTAGGCTGCTGCCACTAGCATAATGGAAGTGGTCTGGCTGACCATGCTTGTAAATTTTGTTCttttatataattttgttattgacttttttcctttttttctccgTGCCACATGATATTTGCTACTGATATTACTGCAGTATCTGTCGTTGATATGAATCACTTCTTGAGCTTTCTGGAAAACCGTTTATTCTTATGTAACAAATAACTTCCCTGGCGCTTGGCTTTCTGTATTTTTtccatttatgctatatcgttaatattttttcacttgatgtCAGATCAATTTAACTCAAAAGCTAAGTGATATTTTGCTATGCGCAGCAACTAGGAGACTTACACGAGCACTGAGGTTTAACTTGTCCCTAGGTGAGTCTATGAAACCATTTTCTTCTGGTAACCAGGGAATCTATTTACTGCACAATGAAGAATTCTGTGTCTGAAAGAATCTGAGCTGGTTACAAAATCAAAAACTTTCTAGCTAAATAGTCTTAAGTAATCAGAACAGATTGGTCCAACATGGCATCTTTTCAGTTGCAGTCACATTATGTATCAATTTTGTAGCAATATCTGCATTATTCTCCAGTAAACTTTCAGTCGTGATAATTTGTTTTTCTGTATTTTGTTGACTTTATTTCACTGTTTAGAGTACCCTCAGGACAAATGTCCAATCTATGACTCCTTAAATCATACTTTTTTTGTCTCATTATCTCCTCTGTTGAACATTTAAATAATTTGTGCAGGTTCTGGCACTTTTTTGGGGATGTGGGGGTTTGACAGGTCCTTGAGTTCATGCATTGACCGAATGATGCAGCTTGAAGGAAGCCGGATCCAGAGAGAGTTGGCAAACATGTAGGCTCTTTCTTATTCTAATGTTTTAGGTGTGATATATCTTGTCTTCCTGTAATAGTGTTTGTGCATGTGATAGCTTAACCAAACTGCTTTTTAAGTTAATTTATTGAAGTAACAATCTGAATCTTCTCTTACTGTGATTCATGTAAGATCATAACTCAATTGCTTTCTATTACTTGGATCAAATGCACAATCCAAATCTTCTGTCTCTTGGCAGAATATTGGCAAAGCATGCAAATGAGGCGTCAAGTGTGAAGCTTGTAAGCAAGCACTTCTTCCCGGAGCAAGTATTCAGCGACTTGAATCCAGATGAGTCTATTTTTAGGTGGCGATTACGTAATCTCTACATAGATAGCACTGCTTCTCAGGGGACACAGAGAATCGAAGACGGTGGCGATCATGATATCCAGCCAAACCAATCTACTGTAAGTACATCCTGCAGCATGAACTTTGGATGAGCAATTTACATATTTCATTGTTGATGTGGAAGTTAGAGAAGCATGATGGCATGACTTTGGTCGTCATGTTCTCGTAGTTTCAGGGTAGCCACGTTGGAGATATGACTGCATATCCTTTAGACTGTGTGTTTGGTTACCCTGATGGTAACAGCGAGATGATGCAATCGGACGACACTGGTGTGCCACCTAGGAGACGGTTGCGTGCCCACAGAAAGGCTAATCGTCGTCATCGTACTCGCTGTTCTGAAGAAAGCTCTGAGAGTAACACAAGTTATGGGCGATGATGACAATTGTGGAGCTAAGCTTCGGTCACAAGGGGATGTGATTTTCTGGACCAGGAGCAATGCCCGTCGTGCCGCTTCGCCGGCTGAATCAGTTCGTGGTCTCATGTTCTGGTATCGACCTCGAACTGATGCGCCAGAGCTCTAACGCCGGATAGGTCGTATCCCTCGCCTTGCCAGTTCGTCGTTTTAACGCTATTAAATATTCGTCCCAGTTATTTAAGTGCAACTTAAGCTTTTCATGTTTGTGatttcattgaattttttttaccCAATACGCTGCATCGCCCACCAGAACAAAATAAAGATGTGCTCGATGCTCTCTGTTGTTATGGTCTAACAATCAAAAGAGAAATGATCTGATGGTGATTTTTGTGGATCCCTGCTGGTTTTGCACGTCGATTTGAGTGTGATGACAGGATGCTGTTCCTCGATTTCTTTTGACCGACGCAGAACAGACCTCGGCTTCCATTTTTCTGAAGAAAGACCTGCAGCTACGCATGTATG comes from Musa acuminata AAA Group cultivar baxijiao chromosome BXJ3-3, Cavendish_Baxijiao_AAA, whole genome shotgun sequence and encodes:
- the LOC135633838 gene encoding uncharacterized protein LOC135633838, which gives rise to METLVAVAHHRNQYCSRNKSRITDHFGSSPSKGFRVISCRTFQSGGAILQSPPSEVFSFNSHLERKSSGSYSEPPKRSRRSKPIPINPPPTPKGATFTVDLSYCELWAGPAYSNSPPPSSLPIPKFSLRQKRSVSLEIPVPKSDITLQPMSKSAPSSPTRESTSPVNDFLLNNATATENLRRILHLDIIDD
- the LOC135633666 gene encoding uncharacterized protein LOC135633666 isoform X1 yields the protein MRTVLVELEEVLRSKSEREKITPSEELVLQTCKSKSIRDFTVGFLVSSAAVWTATRRLTRALRFNLSLGSGTFLGMWGFDRSLSSCIDRMMQLEGSRIQRELANIILAKHANEASSVKLVSKHFFPEQVFSDLNPDESIFRWRLRNLYIDSTASQGTQRIEDGGDHDIQPNQSTFQGSHVGDMTAYPLDCVFGYPDGNSEMMQSDDTGVPPRRRLRAHRKANRRHRTRCSEESSESNTSYGR
- the LOC135633666 gene encoding uncharacterized protein LOC135633666 isoform X2, producing MRTVLVELEEVLRSKSEREKITPSEELVLQTCKSKSIRDFTVGFLVSSAAVWTGSGTFLGMWGFDRSLSSCIDRMMQLEGSRIQRELANIILAKHANEASSVKLVSKHFFPEQVFSDLNPDESIFRWRLRNLYIDSTASQGTQRIEDGGDHDIQPNQSTFQGSHVGDMTAYPLDCVFGYPDGNSEMMQSDDTGVPPRRRLRAHRKANRRHRTRCSEESSESNTSYGR
- the LOC135633666 gene encoding uncharacterized protein LOC135633666 isoform X3, giving the protein MERDLLTTRRLTRALRFNLSLGSGTFLGMWGFDRSLSSCIDRMMQLEGSRIQRELANIILAKHANEASSVKLVSKHFFPEQVFSDLNPDESIFRWRLRNLYIDSTASQGTQRIEDGGDHDIQPNQSTFQGSHVGDMTAYPLDCVFGYPDGNSEMMQSDDTGVPPRRRLRAHRKANRRHRTRCSEESSESNTSYGR